A stretch of Cucumis sativus cultivar 9930 chromosome 2, Cucumber_9930_V3, whole genome shotgun sequence DNA encodes these proteins:
- the LOC101218993 gene encoding ALBINO3-like protein 2, chloroplastic, translating into MATSKLCTHLRRLRPSRFYSISSLSSPLPFRLHEAHTLSSSHHQPFTTPSHRFDPHISSLSAFTAFSSRSFWTRSNDDSEFDRIAHYGVESSHLSNDDTGIQDLELGGVVEEVIGATAVENSILPIQQLTSILDGFHQYTGMPWWAVIASSTLALRFTLLPILIVQLNKLKRIGELFPKLPPPLPPPLSGRSYIDQISLFRKERKAIGCPSFLWFAAYFFIQVPCFLLWMVTIRKMSLDHYPGFDYGGALWFQNLTEYPHGVFGPIFPFLIASLHFINVQLSFRKSSLEKETGIIGILAKYYKLYLNLLTVPLFFIGYCIPQGSLVYWVTNSSFTAIQQLTLQHPAVRSKLGLPSRDAPVGTTTLRETNNPGKIPLETTTKWKKISVEKLSPKELLALSVQLLSKGQKEKAIPLLRQALNKEPEYVRALVVMGQTLLQNAQPAEATVYLERAISKLFLSGHPTEVEGVDLLILASQWAGVAFIRQGKMVEGIAHLERVANLKEPEEPKSKAHYYDGLVLLASALYNEGRKAEATKYLKSAVAYNPAYKEYLDQCEDDNDKLVGDLVSSRRGDY; encoded by the exons ATGGCAACGTCGAAGCTCTGTACTCACCTTCGCCGTCTTCGTCCATCTCGTTTTTACTCCAtctcttccctttcttctcctctGCCCTTTCGACTTCACGAAGCTCACACACTCTCAAGCTCTCACCATCAACCATTCACCACTCCCTCCCATCGTTTTGATCCTCATATAAGCTCCCTTAGTGCTTTCACCGCATTCTCCTCTCGGTCCTTCTGGACTCGTTCAAACGACGATTCAGAGTTCGACCGGATTGCCCATTACGGTGTTGAATCAAGCCACCTCTCGAACGACGATACGGGAATTCAAGACTTGGAACTTGGAGGAGTTGTTGAAGAAGTCATTGGTGCGACTGCGGTGGAGAATTCGATTTTACCAATTCAGCAACTTACTTCGATTCTGGATGGGTTCCATCAGTATACCGGTATGCCCTG GTGGGCAGTTATTGCTTCATCAACTTTAGCTCTCAGATTTACGTTGCTTCCCATACTCATTGTTCAACTCAACAAGTTGAAAAGGATTGGAGAATTATTTCCAAAGT TGCCACCTCCACTGCCACCACCTCTTTCGGGACGGAGTTACATCGACCAAATTTCTCTTTTccgaaaagaaagaaaggcaATTGGATGCCCCTCATTTCTGTGGTTCGCTGCATACTTTTTCATTCAG GTCCCATGCTTCCTATTGTGGATGGTTACTATCCGCAAAATGTCACTTGATCACTATCCTGGATTTGACTAT GGTGGAGCTTTATGGTTCCAAAATCTGACAGAGTATCCACATGGAGTTTTTGGCCccatatttccatttttaattgCCAGCTTGCACTTCATTAATGTTCAG TTGTCTTTCAGAAAATCATcattggaaaaagaaactgGCATAATTGGGATTTTAGCAAAA TACTACAAACTCTATTTGAATCTACTGACTGTACcactattttttattggttacTGTATTCCACAG GGTAGTCTAGTTTACTGGGTTACGAATAGTTCGTTCACTGCAATTCAG CAATTAACTCTCCAACATCCTGCTGTCCGCAGTAAATTGGGATTGCCTTCCAGGGATGCTCCTGTGGGCACTACAACTCTCAGAGAAACCAATAATCCAGGCAAAATACCGTTGGAGACAACCACTAAGTGGAAAAAAATTTCTGTAGAGAAGCTGTCTCCTAAGGAATTGCTTGCT CTTTCTGTCCAACTCCTATCAAAagggcaaaaagaaaaggctatTCCTTTACTGCG ACAGGCACTTAACAAGGAACCTGAGTATGTTCGAGCTTTGGTTGTCATGGGGCAAACTCTGTTACAAAATGCACAACCTGCAGAGGCTACTGTATACTTAGAGCGTGCAATTTCCAAG TTATTTCTTTCCGGTCATCCTACGGAAGTTGAGGGTGTAGATCTTCTAATTCTTGCATCCCAATGGGCAGGTGTTGCCTTTATAAGGCAG GGGAAAATGGTAGAAGGCATTGCTCACCTAGAAAGAGTTGCTAATTTGAAAGAGCCAGAAGAACCAAAAAGCAAAGCCCATTATTATGATGGATTGGTTCTGCTAGCAAG TGCTCTATACAATGAAGGTCGCAAGGCTGAAGCTACCAAATACTTAAAGTCAGCTGTAGCTTATAATCCTGCCTACAAAGAATACTTGGATCAATGCGAGGACGACAATGATAAATTAGTTGGCGATCTTGTCAGCAGTAGGAGAGGAGATTATTGA